The Naumovozyma dairenensis CBS 421 chromosome 1, complete genome genomic interval AAATTTTGATACAATGTTTGCTGATCCAATAGGGCGTAGATCATCCATAATCCAACAATACCGCAGTAATAGTATTATTACCAGagaggatgatgatgagcAGCAAACTGGAGGGCTTTTAAAAATAGCCAAGCGAATATTCAGATTGTGGAAAAGAAcattatcaaatgataCAGCCGTATTGATTGCGACTGTTTTATGGGGGAGTACTGTGTTCATTACCgcaatattattagttcTTGTTGTGTAATTAGagttatttatattttgtaCTCGACTTGACTCGTAATTCGTGCCAAAGTAGATTAGCTGCATTAAGTGATCAACATTGGTATTCCgaatatatttgatatcATCGATGACAAAATACGGTATTTCTATAGATAATGCTTAATTAGAACCTACCTGGAGCAGATTTGCCCCACCAAGAGAACATACCTAAATTGATGATTAGGCATGAAGGCTATataattatgaaaaatttatccTATTTAATTTCGTCAAATTTAAAGGTTTATCTTTTCCCTATTTGTCGTTTATCTGTGTGAAGATATGGCTGTTGTAGTGGAACGTAGCCCTGGTTGAATTATAATCTGTGAATGTGAATGCCGCCAGTTTTTTAATCAACATTTTCTAATATCACCTCTCGGCTGTACTCCCATCTTAAAGATTCTTGTCCCGCTTTCGATGCCTTCACTCATTCTTAGCGATACCTAGTTATTGTCCCATGGAGCACAAGAATCATTTTATAGAACCTAACGACAATACTTCGTCTATTTGTCTactatataatataatctaATCATGATTAAGCATGTATGGTatgataaagatattgTGATATTTTCCACAGGGCCCACgtcaaattattttcataGGAGGCATATGTAGGATCCCCCGCGGTAAATTTGAGGATTAAATGGAGAGGAAGCGCGGTGTTTTCTCTTCGCGAAGATGAATGGATAATGCAATTTTCCGCTGTCAAAATAAGAGATTTACATCTCCTCCTTTTAATAAGTTAGATTATAATTCAGATCCGATGTCTCGTCTCATTATTTAGTTGGGAGGAATAACTACAGTTAGTTGTAAACAAGCATAAAGCAAGCACTTATTAAGTTTCCAGAGTGCTTGACATAAGAAGATATACTTAAAcacaaaacaaaaaaatgacGGATGCAAGAAGTCCATTACTAACTCCAGATGTTCCACGTAGAAGTCGTGGAGGTTCCAATAGCTATTCCGCAATATCTAATTGGGAAGCCGCTAAAATTGACATGAAATATGTTCTATATTCATCTCCATTAAATATTCTATTACTTTTTGTTCCATTGGGTTTAATTTGGGGATATTTCGAATTATCGCATACATATGtgttcattttcaatttcttagCAATCATTCCATTGGCTGCTATTCTGGCCTATGCTACAGAGGAATTGGCTGATAAAGCTGGTAGTACCGTGGGAGGTTTATTGAATGCAACCTTCGGTAATGCTGTTGAATTGATTGTTTCCATTATCGCATTGAAAGAGGGCCAAGTAAGAATCGTTCAAGCTTCCATGTTAGGTAGTTTGTTATCTAATTTGCTTTTAGTGCTTGGGTTCTGTTTTGTCTTTGGTGGATATAATAGAATACAACAAAAGTTCAATCAAACTGCCGCTCAAACCATGTCATCTTTATTAGCCATTTCTTGTGCTTCGTTATTGATTCCAGCTGCTTTTAAGGCAACATTGCCAGAGGGTAAGGAAGATTGGATTGTTAATGAAAAGATTTTAGAATTATCTAGAGGTACTTCCATTATATTACTATTGGTTtatgtttttttcttaGCTTTCCAATTAGGTAGTCATCACgatttatttgaagaacAAATGGAAGAAACAGATGAAGTGTTGAGTCAATATAGTTCAAAGCCAGAACATACTTTATCAATAAGgtcatcattattgtttCTATTAGGTGCCACTGttgtaatttcaatttgtgCCGACTATCTAGTTGGGACCATTGACAATATAGTTGAATCTACAGGTTTATCAAAGACATTTATTGGTTTAATTGTTATCCCAATTGTTGGTAATGCTGCAGAACATGTTACTTCGGTATTGGTAGCAATGAAAGATAAAATGGATTTAGCCTTAAGTGTTGCCATTGGATCCTCTTTACAgatttctttatttgttACACCTTTTATGGTTTTAGTTGGGTGGATGATTGATGTCCCAATGACATTAAATTTCTCCACCTTCGAAACTGCGACTTTATTCATTGCTGTGTTTTTATctaattatttgattttggaTGGTGAATCAAACTGGTTAGAAGGTGTTATGTCATTATCGATGTACTTGTTGATTGCATTAGCCTTCTTCTACTATCCTGATGTTGATACATTCGGTAAGAGTTAGAGTTAAATGATTTTCTAGAGCTCACTCCTCAtttgtttttcattatataaaaaggCGATATCGATATTCGTTTTTCAAGAGTTTTTAGATGGACTaatttataatttcttcagtacactatttattatatcaaTGCAACTATTTTATGAGGAATAGATAAATGTAACACTATTTTTGATCTGCACT includes:
- the VCX1 gene encoding Vcx1p (similar to Saccharomyces cerevisiae VCX1 (YDL128W); ancestral locus Anc_7.290), which codes for MTDARSPLLTPDVPRRSRGGSNSYSAISNWEAAKIDMKYVLYSSPLNILLLFVPLGLIWGYFELSHTYVFIFNFLAIIPLAAILAYATEELADKAGSTVGGLLNATFGNAVELIVSIIALKEGQVRIVQASMLGSLLSNLLLVLGFCFVFGGYNRIQQKFNQTAAQTMSSLLAISCASLLIPAAFKATLPEGKEDWIVNEKILELSRGTSIILLLVYVFFLAFQLGSHHDLFEEQMEETDEVLSQYSSKPEHTLSIRSSLLFLLGATVVISICADYLVGTIDNIVESTGLSKTFIGLIVIPIVGNAAEHVTSVLVAMKDKMDLALSVAIGSSLQISLFVTPFMVLVGWMIDVPMTLNFSTFETATLFIAVFLSNYLILDGESNWLEGVMSLSMYLLIALAFFYYPDVDTFGKS